A single region of the Thermoanaerobacterium aotearoense genome encodes:
- a CDS encoding NAD/NADP-dependent octopine/nopaline dehydrogenase family protein, giving the protein MRLPIFSVIGAGNGGQAMAAHLSLKGFTVNLYNRSREKLVPILNNGGIYLEGVVDGFAKINMVTDSMEDAIKDADIIMVTVPASGHRDIAYEMLPHLRNDQIIVLNPGRTFGAIEFYNIVKIRDDINVVIAETDTFIYACRSNNGVSKIFKIKDVVSLAAIPSWKADYVVDLLRLAYSQIVPAENVLETSLNNIGSIFHPAPTLLNSARIETTEGDFQYYLEGISPSVAKILERMDRERIAVAHALGVNAVTALDWLKDAYGVIADNLYDAIQNTDAYRGLLAPKNLDCRYIFEDVPMSLVPISSIGKQLGIPTYTIDSIIHLASCMHEVNYWKIGRTVGKLGLEGKSVEEIKEMIEGLKEEITVA; this is encoded by the coding sequence ATGAGATTACCTATTTTTTCTGTCATTGGTGCCGGCAACGGTGGGCAGGCAATGGCGGCACATCTTTCGCTAAAGGGTTTTACAGTTAATTTGTACAACAGGTCTCGTGAAAAATTAGTTCCTATCTTAAATAATGGCGGTATCTATCTTGAGGGTGTGGTAGATGGATTTGCAAAGATTAATATGGTCACTGATAGTATGGAAGACGCTATAAAAGATGCAGACATAATCATGGTGACTGTCCCTGCCTCTGGACACAGGGATATAGCTTATGAAATGCTACCGCACTTAAGAAATGATCAGATAATAGTTTTGAATCCGGGCAGGACTTTTGGCGCGATAGAATTCTATAACATTGTCAAAATTAGAGATGATATAAATGTGGTAATTGCAGAGACTGATACGTTTATATATGCTTGCAGATCGAATAATGGTGTGTCGAAAATATTTAAAATAAAAGATGTAGTTTCACTGGCAGCTATACCGTCTTGGAAAGCTGATTATGTTGTTGATTTATTGAGGTTGGCTTATTCGCAAATAGTGCCTGCTGAAAATGTATTAGAGACCAGTTTGAATAACATAGGTTCTATCTTTCATCCAGCGCCTACACTTTTGAACTCTGCAAGAATAGAGACTACAGAAGGTGATTTTCAATATTATTTGGAAGGAATATCGCCATCGGTTGCCAAAATATTGGAAAGAATGGACAGAGAGAGAATAGCAGTTGCTCACGCTTTAGGCGTCAATGCTGTTACAGCACTTGATTGGCTTAAAGATGCATACGGCGTTATTGCAGATAATCTGTACGATGCGATACAGAATACAGATGCTTATAGAGGCTTGTTAGCGCCAAAGAATCTTGATTGTAGGTACATTTTTGAAGATGTGCCAATGAGCTTGGTGCCTATTTCATCAATTGGCAAACAATTAGGCATTCCTACTTATACTATAGATTCTATAATTCATCTGGCGTCATGCATGCATGAGGTAAACTACTGGAAAATCGGACGCACAGTGGGGAAATTGGGATTGGAAGGAAAAAGTGTAGAAGAAATAAAGGAAATGATAGAGGGGTTAAAGGAGGAGATCACTGTCGCATGA
- a CDS encoding putative holin-like toxin yields MDRVIGYGRVWLPLSREGRWLHMMNTYETLSLMIMFGMFVIALLSFNRKK; encoded by the coding sequence ATGGATAGAGTAATCGGATATGGCAGGGTGTGGTTGCCACTTTCCCGCGAAGGGAGGTGGTTGCATATGATGAATACATATGAAACGTTATCTTTAATGATAATGTTTGGAATGTTCGTCATAGCACTTCTTAGTTTTAACAGAAAAAAATAA